The proteins below come from a single Mya arenaria isolate MELC-2E11 chromosome 8, ASM2691426v1 genomic window:
- the LOC128242850 gene encoding uncharacterized protein LOC128242850, with protein MGCRHIQYRQYSLDHECFGLKNTKIRLLKTLWYSVGLPNLQSEEESQSLLCSEIFISPTLTSDDCGPTPAAASITWQPSNLAHKPSSAIALTQENLHQHNINCNGTVTEATSQSGVKPESGYLLKAASLGDNNHKSEHEERDINSNFNSKCFINNRLKFRGNDVDSGWRMSGSNGYDRNRMTGSSTGSGNSNLSHITDGSGAQGHTQPLIASSEGMLLGRVGGAGGAGLNDHLNTRSIVAGTAGAGPPTQITNVFRSPHSVTDPQRYGQAYTTAAAGSSAVGSFSPLYSATHGSNLGPFSAFYGQYPASYSSSSVHGNLDPQLGTYSAVLQSIGNAAQSQVPRSPYSQGAGIIGQFSLPSTAPVAKGYSSGISLSTHEGEEMRYKREQVTDIHRRYSTSVITDDKSHQFSVPPIFAEPSRASVSSLRESPINKRELSSSGDFYKTPIGRGSLKHRILRPSESSSSYPSENSHCAFKTDEPLPKRTKTIDQSEIEKEPDQQMSESGLKYPNHFMKGSIIQLGNGELKRVEDLETDDFIHSADISSDLRIDSSTVVQISENEAQGTCILGFVVGEHKVQVKIEAPPEHPFFVFGRGWSSCQPGWTMKRYGLECHTLTVGDVCISLTHKEVDVHAAEISKQQNKIEGSSVYEKDIIQKSATSPKSKESRYQFMGQLSLNPGSSQPQGQGYRSDSGHNELSSAPVKTECSFSSPGSSQIPSSTSAQEHLPSPTP; from the exons AAGAAGAGTCCCAGTCGCTGCTGTGTTCCGAAATCTTTATTTCCCCGACCCTGACGAGCGATGATTGTGGCCCTACCCCCGCGGCAGCATCCATCACATGGCAACCTAGCAACCTTGCTCATAAACCCTCCTCTGCTATAGCCCTCACACAGGAAAACCTTCACCAGCATAACATTAACTGTAATGGTACTGTGACTGAGGCGACATCACAATCTGGGGTTAAGCCTGAATCTGGATATCTACTAAAAGCAGCATCACTGGGAGATAACAATCACAAATCTGAGCATGAGGAAAGGgatattaattcaaattttaattctAAATGCTTTATCAACAACCGTTTGAAATTTCGCGGAAATGATGTTGACAGTGGTTGGCGGATGTCGGGTTCTAATGGGTATGACAGGAATAGAATGACTGGAAGCTCTACTGGGAGTGGCAATTCAAATTTAAGTCATATAACAGATGGTTCAGGTGCCCAGGGGCACACACAGCCCCTTATAGCAAGCAGTGAGGGCATGTTATTAGGGCGTGTGGGAGGGGCTGGTGGTGCAGGTTTGAACGATCATCTCAACACTCGCAGTATTGTGGCAGGAACCGCTGGGGCAGGTCCCCCGACACAGATCACTAACGTGTTTCGCTCTCCACATTCCGTCACAGACCCACAGCGCTACGGACAGGCGTATACAACTGCTGCAGCTGGTTCCTCAGCAGTTGGATCATTTTCTCCACTGTATTCAGCCACCCATGGCTCAAATCTGGGCCCATTCAGTGCTTTCTATGGTCAATATCCAGCTAGCTATAGCTCAAGCTCAGTGCACGGAAATCTGGACCCACAACTCGGTACATATTCAGCAGTTTTACAAAGTATAGGGAATGCTGCACAGTCCCAGGTGCCGCGTTCACCATATTCCCAAGGTGCAGGCATAATTGGTCAGTTTTCATTGCCGTCGACAGCACCAGTCGCAAAGGGCTACTCGAGTGGTATTTCATTGTCCACACATGAAGGGGAGGAGATGCGCTACAAAAGGGAACAAGTGACGGACATACATAGACGTTATAGCACAAGTGTTATAACAGATGACAAATCCCATCAGTTCTCTGTGCCACCTATTTTTGCTGAGCCCTCACGGGCATCTGTGTCCTCACTAAGAGAATCACCCATCAATAAGCGGGAGCTTTCTTCTTCAGGTGACTTTTATAAGACTCCCATTGGGAGAGGTAGCCTCAAACACAGAATATTACGCCCATCAGAATCTTCTAGTTCCTATCCATCTGAAAACTCACATTGTGCTTTCAAAACAGACGAACCCTTACCAAAAAGGACTAAAACTATCGACCAATCAGAAATAGAAAAAGAACCTGATCAGCAAATGTCTGAATCAGGACTTAAATACCCGAACCATTTTATGAAAGGTTCGATAATTCAGCTAGGGAATGGTGAGCTGAAGAGAGTTGAAGATCTGGAGACAGATGATTTCATACATAGTGCGGACATAAGCAGTGATCTCAGGATAGACTCGAGCACCGTCGTGCAGATTAGTGAGAATGAGGCTCAGGGTACATGTATACTTGGCTTCGTGGTTGGAGAACACAAAGTGCAG gtaAAAATTGAAGCCCCGCCAGAGCATCCATTCTTTGTCTTTGGGCGAGGCTGGTCGTCATGCCAACCAGGATGGACCATGAAACGGTATGGGCTTGAGTGTCACACACTGACTGTGGGTGATGTGTGTATATCTCTCACTCATAAAGAAGTAGATGTCCACGCAGCAGAAATCTCCAAGCAGCAAAACAAAATTGAGGGCAGTTCTGTGTATGAAAAGGATATTATTCAGAAATCTGCCACCTCCCCTAAGAGCAAGGAGAGCCGATACCAATTCATGGGGCAGCTCTCACTCAACCCTGGTTCGTCTCAGccccaaggtcaaggttataGATCTGATTCTGGACACAATGAATTGAGCAGTGCTCCGGTGAAGACGGAGTGTTCGTTTAGTTCCCCTGGCTCTTCACAGATTCCCAGTTCAACGTCAGCTCAGGAACATCTACCCTCCCCCACGCCTTAA